A genomic stretch from Kogia breviceps isolate mKogBre1 chromosome 1, mKogBre1 haplotype 1, whole genome shotgun sequence includes:
- the CD1D gene encoding antigen-presenting glycoprotein CD1d isoform X1, producing MSGTGAPGWRAARGSRAGKAADARCGRVETDAHRKVGSLIHPPENLMLPAPCPSAPGEGAWLRASRHHPSLPSPSVCLFIFFFLLLPSLLCLPLPRPLRPAFSPAPQRHFPLLCLQISSFANSSWTRTDGLAWLGDLQAYTWRNDSDTICFLKPWSQGTFSDQQWKQLQQTFQVYRRSFTRDIREFVKMLHVDYPFEIQVSAGCEVLPGNTSESFIRAAFQGRDVLSFQGTSWVSAPDAPPWGQMACRVLNEDQGTRETVQWLFHDICPRLVRGILETGKSELEKQVKPEAWLSSGPSPGPGRLLLVCHVSGFYPKPVWVMWMRGEQEKPGTRQGDVVPNADGTWYLRVTLDVTAGEAAGLSCRVKHSSLGDQDIILYWDQSHASVGLIAMAILLSLLLIGGGFAFWFKKRCLYQDIL from the exons CGACGCTCGCTGCGGGAGGGTGGAGACAGACGCACATCGGAAAGTCGGGAGCTTGATCCACCCACCCGAGAACCTGATGCTCCCCGCCCCTTGCCCCTCGGCCCCGGGAGAGGGAGCTTGGCTCAGAGCTAGTAGACATCACCCCTCCTTACCAAgcccatctgtttgtttgtttatttttttcttccttctcctcccttctTTGCTCTGCCTCCCGCTCCCTCGGCCCCTCCGACCTGCCTTCTCTCCAGCCCCGCAAAGGcatttccccctcctctgccttcagATCTCGTCCTTCGCCAACAGCAGCTGGACGCGTACGGACGGCCTGGCGTGGCTGGGCGACCTGCAGGCCTACACTTGGCGCAATGACTCGGACACCATCTGCTTCCTGAAGCCCTGGTCCCAGGGCACATTCAGCGACCAGCAGTGGAAGCAGCTGCAACAGACATTTCAGGTTTATCGCAGAAGCTTCACCAGGGACATACGGGAATTCGTCAAAATGCTGCACGTCGACT ATCCCTTTGAGATCCAGGTGTCTGCTGGATGTGAGGTGCTCCCGGGGAACACCTCAGAAAGCTTCATCCGTGCAGCATTTCAAGGAAGAGATGTCCTGAGTTTCCAGGGAACGTCTTGGGTGTCAGCTCCAGATGCCCCACCTTGGGGCCAGATGGCCTGCAGGGTGCTCAACGAGGACCAAGGGACCAGGGAAACAGTGCAGTGGCTCTTCCACGACATCTGCCCCCGACTTGTCAGAGGCATCCTGGAGACAGGGAAGTCTGAGCTGGAGAAGCAAG tgaagcctgaggcctggctgTCCAGTGGGCCCAGTCCTGGGCCTGGCCGTCTGCTGCTGGTGTGCCACGTCTCAGGATTCTACCCGAAACCCGTGTGGGTGATGTGGATGAGGGGCGAGCAGGAGAAGCCTGGCACTCGGCAAGGTGATGTTGTGCCCAATGCTGACGGGACTTGGTATCTCCGAGTAACCCTGGATGTGACGGCTGGGGAGGCAGCTGGCCTCAGTTGCCGAGTGAAGCACAGCAGTCTAGGAGACCAGGACATCATCCTCTACTGGG ACCAGAGCCACGCCTCTGTGGGCTTGATTGCCATGGCCATACTGCTGTCCCTCCTTCTGATTGGTGGAGGCTTCGCGTTCTGGTTTAAGAAGCGCTG CCTCTATCAAGACATCCTGTGA
- the CD1D gene encoding antigen-presenting glycoprotein CD1d isoform X2, translating into MSGTGAPGWRAARGSRAGKAADARCGRVETDAHRKVGSLIHPPENLMLPAPCPSAPGEGAWLRASRHHPSLPSPSVCLFIFFFLLLPSLLCLPLPRPLRPAFSPAPQRHFPLLCLQISSFANSSWTRTDGLAWLGDLQAYTWRNDSDTICFLKPWSQGTFSDQQWKQLQQTFQVYRRSFTRDIREFVKMLHVDYPFEIQVSAGCEVLPGNTSESFIRAAFQGRDVLSFQGTSWVSAPDAPPWGQMACRVLNEDQGTRETVQWLFHDICPRLVRGILETGKSELEKQDQSHASVGLIAMAILLSLLLIGGGFAFWFKKRCLYQDIL; encoded by the exons CGACGCTCGCTGCGGGAGGGTGGAGACAGACGCACATCGGAAAGTCGGGAGCTTGATCCACCCACCCGAGAACCTGATGCTCCCCGCCCCTTGCCCCTCGGCCCCGGGAGAGGGAGCTTGGCTCAGAGCTAGTAGACATCACCCCTCCTTACCAAgcccatctgtttgtttgtttatttttttcttccttctcctcccttctTTGCTCTGCCTCCCGCTCCCTCGGCCCCTCCGACCTGCCTTCTCTCCAGCCCCGCAAAGGcatttccccctcctctgccttcagATCTCGTCCTTCGCCAACAGCAGCTGGACGCGTACGGACGGCCTGGCGTGGCTGGGCGACCTGCAGGCCTACACTTGGCGCAATGACTCGGACACCATCTGCTTCCTGAAGCCCTGGTCCCAGGGCACATTCAGCGACCAGCAGTGGAAGCAGCTGCAACAGACATTTCAGGTTTATCGCAGAAGCTTCACCAGGGACATACGGGAATTCGTCAAAATGCTGCACGTCGACT ATCCCTTTGAGATCCAGGTGTCTGCTGGATGTGAGGTGCTCCCGGGGAACACCTCAGAAAGCTTCATCCGTGCAGCATTTCAAGGAAGAGATGTCCTGAGTTTCCAGGGAACGTCTTGGGTGTCAGCTCCAGATGCCCCACCTTGGGGCCAGATGGCCTGCAGGGTGCTCAACGAGGACCAAGGGACCAGGGAAACAGTGCAGTGGCTCTTCCACGACATCTGCCCCCGACTTGTCAGAGGCATCCTGGAGACAGGGAAGTCTGAGCTGGAGAAGCAAG ACCAGAGCCACGCCTCTGTGGGCTTGATTGCCATGGCCATACTGCTGTCCCTCCTTCTGATTGGTGGAGGCTTCGCGTTCTGGTTTAAGAAGCGCTG CCTCTATCAAGACATCCTGTGA